CTCGAACCCCAGCCCACCTGGTGTCCCGGCTGTGGCGACTTCGGGGTCCTCAAGGCCCTGAAGGGCGCCGCGGCGGAACTCGGTCTGTCCCCCGAGGAGATGCTCGTCGTCACGGGCATCGGCTGCTCGGGCAAACTGAACAGCTACTTCGATTCCTACGGCTTCCACACGATTCACGGCCGCTCGCTCCCCATCGCGCGCGCCGCGAAACTCGCGAACCCCGGCCTGACGGTCGTCGCCGCCGGCGGCGACGGCGACGGCTACGGCATCGGCGGAAACCACTTCATGCACTCCGCCCGCGAGAACCACGACATGACCTACATCGTGTTCAACAACGAGATCTTCGGCCTGACGAAGGGCCAGACCTCGCCCACGTCGCCGAAGGGTCACAAGTCGAAGACCCAGCCCCACGGCTCGGCCAAGCAGCCGCTTCGACCGCTGTCGATGTCCCTCAACGCGGGCGCGTCCTACGTCGCCCGCACCGCCGCCGTCAACCCGAACCAGGCGAAGGACATCATCGTCGAGGCCATCGAGCACGACGGGTTCAGCCACATCGACTTCCTGACGCAGTGCCCGACGTGGAACAAGGACGCCAAGCAGTACGTCCCCTACATCGACATCAACGACTCGGAGGACTACGACATCGACATCTCCGACCGCAAGTCCGCCGCCGACATGATGTACGAGACGGAGGATGCCCTCAACGAGGGTACCGTCCTCACCGGCCGGTACTACCACGACGAGGAGCGCCCGTCCTACCAGCAGGAAAAGCAGAACATCGGCGAGATGCCCGAGGAACCCCTCGCGGAGCGGTACTTCGACGAGGACTACGAGTGGGAGCGCTCGTACGACATGTTCCTCGACAAGCACAAGTAACGGCCCGAACGACGCCGGTTTCGCCGTCCCGCCCGACGGCCGCCGGCGTTTTCCGATTCGGAAGATATTTTTTCAGCGAAGCAAAACAGTTAGCCATGGAAGCAACCTCTACGGAGGGACGAATCCTCGCCGTCCTCGAACAGGACGCGCAGGCGTCCTACGCCGAAATCGCCGAACGGGCGGACGTCTCCAAGCCCACGGTCCGCAAGTACATCCAGAAGCTCGAATCCGACGGCGTCATCGTCGGCTACTCCGCGGACGTGGACCCGAAGAAACTCTCCGGGCAGTCCATCGCGTTCGTCGGCATCGACATCGCCTCCGAGCGGTACGTGGAGGCGACGCGCGCGCTGAAGGCGTTAGAGGACGTGGAATCGCTGTACTCCTCGTCGGGCGACCACATGCTGATGGCCGAGGTGCGCGCCGCCGACGGCGACGCCCTCGGCGACGTCATCGCCGAGCAGATACTCTCCATCGACGGCGTCACCGCCGCGCATCCCTCGTTCCTCCAAGAGCGTCTGAAGTGAGGTAGGCCGCGTCCCGCGGGGCCGACCGGACCGCCGTCCCTCCGTTTCCGTTCTGCCACGTCGACCAGCGTCGGCGTCGCCCGCGCCCTCGCCGCCGGGACGCGCGGGCCCGTTCAGTTTCGCTCCGCTTTGCGAACACTAACGAGTCCGGAGGACCCACCGTCTCCCATGGCGGGCGAGACGCTCCCCGGCGTGACGCGCGAGGAGAGTTCCGACGCGCGCGTCGTCCTCCACGTCGACATGGACTGCTTTTACGCCTCCTGCGAACGCCTGCGCGAACCCGCACTCCGCGGGGAACCCCTCGTCGTCGGCATGGGCTACGAGGACGGCGAGTCGTTCGGCGCCGTCGCCACCGCGAGTTACGAGGCCCGGGAGTTCGGCGTCGAGAGCGCCCAACCCATCTCGCAGGCCCTCGAACGCCTCCCGCCGGTCGGGGACGCGGAGTCCGACGACGAACCCGCCGGCCACTACCGCCCGGTCGACCTCGATTTCTACGAGTCCGTCGCCGAGGAGGTGCGCGAGATTCTACACGACTGTGCCGACGTGGTGCGCGAGGTGAGCATCGACGAGGCGTATCTCGACGTGACCGACACGACGGCGTGGCGAACCGTCGGCGGCGGTGAGGAGGGAGGAGGAAGAGAGCGAATGCTCGCGGAGGGCGTCGGGCGCCACCTCGGACAGCGCATCGCCCGCGAGGTGGGCGTCCCGGCCAGCGTCGGCGTCGCGCCCAACATGTCGGCCGCGAAGGTGGCCTCCGACCACGACAAGCCGGACGGCCTCGTCGTCGTCCCGCCGGGGTCGGTCCGCGACTTCCTCGCCCCCCTCCCCGTCACCGAGGTGCACGGCGTCGGCCCCGTCACGGCGCGGGAGATGGGCGAGATGGGAATCGAAACCGCGGGCGACCTCGCCGCGGCGGACCCCGACCGACTGGAGAGTCGGTTCGGGTCGCGGGGCCGCGAACTCCACGACCGGGCGCGCGGCGTCGACGACCGGGAGGTGACGCCGACGGGGCGGCCCAAGAGCCTCTCCCGCGAGTCGGCGTTCGCCGAGGCGACCGACGACGTCGAGGAGAAGGCGGAGGTCGTCACCGGCCTCGCCGCGGACGTGGCCGACCGTGCACGGCGGCGCGGCGCGATGTACCGAACCATCGGCATCAAGGCCGTCCGCCCGCCGTACGACGTGAACACGCGGGCGCGGTCGCTGTCGGGTCCCGTCGACGACCCCGAACTCGTGCGAGAGGTGGCGCTGGACCTCCTCTCAGAGTTCGACGGCGACGCGGTCCGGAAGGTGGGCGTCCGCGTCTCGAACCTCTCCTTCGCCGACGCCGACCAGTCCCGACTGGACGGTTGGGAGGGGTCGGCCGCGGTGTCGACGGACGGGGCCGGCGGGGCGTCGGCGGGCGCGGAGGAGACGGAGGAGACGGAGGGGGGAGACGACGAAGCGAGCGACGCGACGGACGGACAGGTCTCTCTCGGCGAGTTCGACTGAGTCCCTTCTCTCCGTCAGACTCCCGTGCCGCGTCGCACCGTCCCGCCTGCGTCCGACGCGCGGCCGACGCGAGGGGAGGAACTATGAGGACGCGCGCGGACGAATCGGTAGATGAGCGAGGAAACCGAGACTATCACCGTCGCCGACGTGCGCGACGGCGTGGGGGGAGACGCGGGCGCGGACCCGGGGTCGCCGGTGGACCTGCCGGTGGTCGACATCCTGACCGGCCGGGGGTTCATCACCGGCAAGTCGGGGTCCGGCAAGTCCAACACCGCGTCGGTGGTCATCGAGAAACTGCTGTCGAACAACTTCCCGGTGCTCATCGTCGACACCGACGGCGAGTACTACGGACTAAAAGAGCAGTTCGAACTCCTGCACGCGGGCGCCGACGACGAGTGCGACATCCAGGTCAGCCCCGAACACGCGGAGAAACTCGCGCACCTCGCCTTAGAGCAGAACGTCCCCATCATCCTCGACGTGTCGGGCTATCTCGACGAGGGCGACGCGCAGAAACTGCTCACCGAGGTGGCCAAGAACCTCTTCGCCAAGGAGAAGAAGCTGAAGAAGCCGTTTCTCATGCTCGTCGAGGAGTGTCACGAGTACATCCCCGAGGGCGGCGGCATGGACGAAGCGGGCAAGATGCTCATCAAGATAGGCAAGCGGGGTCGGAAACACGGCCTCGGCATCGTGGGCATCTCCCAGCGACCCGCCGACGTGAAGAAGGACTTCATCACCCAGTGCGACTGGCTCTGCTGGCACCGCCTCACGTGGAACAACGACACGAAGGTGGTCGGCCGCATCCTGGGCAGCGAGTACGCCGACGCCATCGAGGACATGCGCAACGGCGAGGCGTTCCTCGTCACCGACTGGTCCGAATCCATCCGCCGGGTGCAGTTCAGAAAGAAGAACACGTTCGACGCGGGCGCGACGCCCGGCCTCGACGACTTCGAGCGTCCGGACCTCAAGTCCGTCGACGGCGACTTGGTTTCCGAGTTGCAGGGCATCTCCGACGAGAAGGCCCGCCGCGAGTCCGAGATAGCCGACCTGCGCCAGCAACTGGAGCGCAAGGAGGCGCGGATACGCGACCTGGAGCGAGAACTGGAGGAGGCCCGCGACCTCTCGCGGATGGCCGACCAGTTCGCGCAGGCGATGTTCCGGAAGGCCGAGTCGCCCTACCGCGGCGGAGCGGGACGGAACCTCGGCCGCCCTGAGGACCAGCAGTCGGCGCTGGCCGAGTACGAGGCGTCGCGCGACGGAACGGTCGAGGACGGCGCAGGGACGGACGATGCGGCCGCCGATGGCGCGGTAACCGACGAGAGCGCGGCCGACGCTTCCGAGGGGGGGTCGGAGGTGGACGCGAACTCGGAGACGACCGCCGCCGCGGACGACGACGCGGAGGAGGAGGCGGTGACGTCGGCCGCGGCGGGCGCCTACCCCGGACTCGACGACGCCGTGGGCGCGTTCGTCGGCGGCGGCGATGATACGGGTACAGATACGGATGCGGACGTCGACGAGTCTTCGGTCGCGCCCGAACGCGCCCACAGCGGCGTTGCCGGCCTCACGGGTCGCGAGGACGTGGTCGAGCGACTGACGGACGTGCTCGCGGGACTGCCCGACGCGTCCCGCCGGATGCTCGCCGTCTACCGCGAGTCGGACGCCTGCGACCCGGTGGACGCGCACGTCGCGGCGGGCGAAGTCGGCGACAAACAGTTGGCCTACAGCCGAAACGGGCCGCTGCGACGCGCCGGGTTCGTCGAGCACGTCGGCCGGGGACGCTACGCCTACGCCGTCCCCGAACTCGTCCGCGAGACGTTCGCCGACCGATTGGACGAGGAAGAACTGGCGGCGGTCGTCTCGGCCGTCGAGTCGGCGTTCGTGTCGGACACTGCCGAGCGAATCGAGGACGGGGCGGCCGAGGCCGACGACTGATTCTTCTCTCCGCTTCTCTTCTCTCTTACAGCGGTTCGACGAGGTCCTCCAGCGCCGCGCGGGGGTCGTCGGCCTTGGCGACGCCCGAGGCCAGCAGGATGCCCGTCGCGCCCAGGTCGCCCGCCGCCTCGACGTCGTCGCCGGTGGAGATACCGGCGCCGCAGAACACTTCGACGTCCTCGTCGACGTTCGCGGCCGCCTCGACGGCGTCGCGGACGATGTCGGGGTCGGCCGAAGCGACGGAGTCGTCGCCGCCGATGAGTTCCGGCGGTTCGACGGCGACGGAGTCGGGACCGAGGGCGGCGACGGCGCCGATCTGCGCCGGGTTGTTCGCGCAGACGCACGTCTCCAGTCCGGCCCGTTCGGCGGCCCGGACGGAGCCGTCGATGTCGGCGAGTTTCATGCGCTTCTCGGAGTGGTTGACGAGCGTCCCCTCGGCGCCCGCCTCCGAGACGGCCTCCGCGAGGGTGCTGCCGGTGTGACTCCCGTAGTCGTTCGGGTCGACGTGCTGGGCCCACGTCTCGACGCCGGTGTCGGCCACGCGGCGCAGGTCCGCCGCCTGCGGCGAGACGGCGATGCGGACGTCCGACTCCTCGGCCACGTCGCGGGCCGCGGTCGCTACTTCGACGGGGTCGCACGGGTACGCCTTGAGGTTGACGAGGATGAACACGAGTGGGAGTAAACGGCGGGGCGCAAAATAGGTTGAGCATCCCGCTCTCTTTTGGGGGCGGAGCGCGAGTGGTCCCGCATGGACGACCCGGACGATTCGGGGCCGGTCGCCGGCGACCCCGCGACGGTGGCCGAGACCCTCCAGCGACACCTCGAAGACGAGTCGGACACCGAGCGCGTCGGCGCGCTCCAGCCCGTGGTCGAAGCCGTCGCCGGGTGGCGCGACGCCGATTCGGTCGCCCCCGACGACTGGCTGGCGGCGCTGGAGACGACGCCGGACGTGCTCTACCTCCGCACCGACGAGGGTGTCCTCCGCCACCGGCCGACGGTATCGGGCGACCGGGTCGACCCCGAGCCGTTCCGGTTCGCCGCCGGTCCCGTCGGGGAGGATGACGCTTGCGCCGACCGCGCGGAACCGCTCTCGTACGCCGAGGCGTCGTCGATTTTGGAGAACGCGTCGGTGACCATCGGCGTCGTCGCGGACCTGTCGCTCGACGTTCGAGCGCGGTTCCTCACAGAAGAGTGAGCGTCGAATGAGACGCGAGCGGAGGGTCTAGTCCTTCCGCTTCACCACGTCGCCGAGCGTGGTCGTCGTCGACGACCCGCCGGACCACTCGCTCTCCTCGTCGTCGCCGCCCTCCACGAGCGAGATTTCGAGCTTCCGTTCCAGTTTCTTCCGGACGTTGTCCGGCGGGAGGATGTCGGCGCGTTCGAGCTTGCGGATGAGACTCGCCTTCTCGTTGAGCGAGTTCGCGAGGTCCTCCTGGCTCATGCCGCGCTCCTCGCGGGCGTCGCGGATGCGGTCGTCGTAGTCGCCCGCTATCTCGTCCATGTCGTCGAACATGTCGCGCCGGCGCCGGGAGGACCCGCCGCCCGAGGAGGACCCGGAGCCCGACGAGTCGGACGACGAGGACGTCCCCGACGAACTCGACGTGGAGTACTTCGTCGAGCCGGAGGAACTCGACTCGGTGCGGACCTCGGTTCCGAACTGCGAACAGTCGTCACAGAGTTCGAGTTCGGCCCCTTCGACTTTGACCGTCGTGAGCGACGGTCGCTCCTTGCCGCACATTTCGCACTGGGGCATGGTGCGTGATAGTCGGAGGCGACTTATAAAACGTGCGACGACGGCGATTCGGCGCTCGCCGAATCCGAATCTCGAACCCGACGTTCGTTTGCGTCAGGAGAGGTCCGACCACGCGCCCCAGAATCGCTGGAGCGCGGTGAAGTGGCCGATGACCGCGAAGAACGCCAACAGCCACCCGACTGGGGTGAGTCCGAGCACCGGCCGGGAAAAGGCCGCGGCGACGAACGCGACGAGGCCGATGAGGGCCAGACGGTCCGCGCGGCCGACGAGGCCGCCGTACTGGCGGCCGAGGCCGACCGCTTGAATCTGCGTGCCGAGGTAGGAGGTCATCAGCACGCCCGTGACGGCGGCGAGGCCGAGGCCGTAGGAGTCGATGCCGGCGGCGAGGCCGACGAGCATGGCGATGTCGGCGTAGCGGTCGAGCACGTGGTCTAACAGGTCGCCGCCGTCGGAGGAGACGCCCTGCGCGCGGGCGAGGGCGCCGTCGACGAGGTCTAACCAGCCGTTCAGGAAGACGAAGACGCCGCCGAGGGCGTACCACAGCGGCGTCCCGAGGTAGAACGCGACGCCGGCGGCGACGGCGAACGCGAAGGCGACGACGCTCACGCCGTCGGGCGAGAGGCCGAGTCGGTCCGCCGCGCCGACGAACGGGTCGAGCAGGCGGTCCGCGACGGAGCGGTACCGGTCGAGCGTCATCGGGTTCGCCTCATAGGTAGTCGATGAAGTTCACGGCGCCCGCGCGGGGTTCCATCTCGCCCTCGATAGCGGCGACGACGTCGTCGGCGACGGCCTCGGGCGTCCGGTCGGTCGTGTCTATCTCGTACACCGCCTCGGTCCCGAAGCGGTCGACCGCCTCGGAGAGAACGACGTCCAGCGCCTCGCTCTCGGCGTTCTCTCTCGCCTTGGCCTCGGACTCGCCGCGCTCTCGGAGGCGCGCTTCCAGCTCTTCGGGGTGACAGCGCAGGACGACGGCCTCGTCGGCGTCCAGCAGGTGCGAGAGGTGCGACTCCACGATGCCGTCCCACTCGCCCAGCCACGACTCTATCGCCTCCACGTCGGCGACGAGCGAGTCGCGTTCGGCGTCGCGTTCGGTGTACAGTTTCTCGTCGCGTATCTCGTCGTTGAGGTGGACCACGTCGAGGCCGGTTCGCTCGGCGACGAGTTCGGAGACGGTGGTCTTGCCCGTGCCGGGCGTGCCGGTGAGGACGATGCGGCGCGTCACGCCTCGGGGACCCCTGCATCTAGGTCGGCGATGACCTCGTTCAGCACCTCGACGGCGCGCCGCGTCTCCTCGCGCGTCCCGCAGGAGACGCGGACGCACTCGGGCAGACCGAAACTGCTCGTGTCGCGGACGATGACGCCCCGCTTCTGGGCCGCCTCGGCGACGGCGGACGCGTCGCCCACCTCCGCGAGGACGAAGTTGGCCCCGGAGGGCCACGTCTCTGCCTCGAGGTTAGCGCGGTAGTGCTCGCGGGCCCACTTCGCCGTCTCCACGGATTTCTCGACGTGTTCCTCGTCGCCGAGGGCGGCGAGGGCGGCCCGACAGGCCACCTCGCTCGCCGCGAACGGCGTGTTCACGCGGGCGTAGGCGTCGGCCCACTCCTCGGGGACGGCGGCGTAGCCGATGCGGAGGCCGGCGAGGCCGAACGCCTTCGAGAACGTGCGCGTGACCGCGAGGTTGTCGTGTTCGGCGAGCAGTTCGATAGACGAGGGCTCGTCGCTGTACTCGCCGTACGCCTCGTCGACGACGACCAGCGTCTCGTCGTCGACCGATTCGAGGAGTTCGACGATATCGTCGCGCGGCATCTCCGACCCCGTCGGGTTGTGCGGCGTCGTGACGTAGACGATGCGCTCGCCGTCGTAGGCGTCGAGCACTACTTCCGAGGTCTGCGCGAAGTCGTCGGCCTTCGAGAGGTCGTACTCGGCCACCTCGCCGTGGTGGTAGCGCGCGGACATGGGGTAGTAGGCGAAGCCCGGTTCCGGCGTGAGCACGCGGTCGCCCGGTTCGAGGAACGCCCGGGAGAGGTAGTCGAGGGCGCCGTCGGCGCCGGCGCTGACCCACACCTGCTCGGAGGCGAGGTCCCACCGCTCGGCCAACGCATCGGTGAGGTCCGTGTGCGAGGACTTCGGGTAGACGTGCACCTCCGGGGCGGCGTCCTCGATGGCGGCCACCGCGTCGGGACTCGGCCCGTGCGGGTTCTCGTTCGAGGACAGTTTCGTCAACTCGTCGGGGTCCATCCCGAGTTCGCGGGCCACCTCTTCGGCGCCGCGTCCGGGTACGTACGCTTGGTGCGCGGAGAGGTCCCTCGGTCGCATGGTCGAACGATGCCGCCGGCGGTTCTTAAGGGTGCTTACACCGGACGGCGACTCGAACGAACACGAGAGCGGACGAATCGCTCCCGCGGTCGAGCAATCCTCGAAAGCCCCCTCCCGCTCGACGGCTGCGACTCGCTGCGGTCCTCGTCGCTCACTCGCTGCGCTCGTTCGCTCCTGCGGTCCTTACTTCGTCTCGCTCGTCGAGCGCTCGGCCCCTTTCAGCCCCGCCCGCGGCGGTTCCACGTCGAGCCGTCGTCGAACGAACGACACCGAGTGTCACGTCCAGTGGTTCGGTCGACAACAGACGCGTCGCACGCGTGAACCGCCGGCCACGCCGAAGCAAGAGGGCTGTGATATCTCTGACTTGATAGTCGGGGCGGTCAGAGCGCGGTTCGCGGGACGCCGAATGCGAGCGTCGCTTACGGCACGCGCACGTCGTGTTCGAGGACGCCGACGCCCTCGACTTCGACTTCGACGCTGTCGCCGTCCGAGAGGGCGCCCACGCCCGCGGGCGTGCCCGTCGATATCACGTCGCCGGGTTCCAGCGTCACGTACGCCGTTATCTCCTCGATGAGTTCGGGAATCGAGAAAATCATGTGCTCGATGGTCGAGGACTGCTTCGTCTCGCCGTTGACGCGGAGTTCGACGGCGGCGTCGTCGGGCACCTCGTCGGGCGTCGCGAGGACGGGGCCGAGGGGCGCGGAGTTGTCGAACGCCTTCCCGCGCACCCAGTTCTGCTCCTCGTTCTGGTCGTCGCGGTTCGAGATGTCGTTCATGCAGGTGTAGCCGGCGACGTAGTCCATCGCGTCCTCGGCGTCGACGTCGCGGGCCTGCGCCCCGATGACGACGGCGAGTTCGGCCTCCCAGTCGATTCGCTCCTTCCCCTCCGGAACGGTCACGGTGTCGCCGTGGGACGCCAGCGCGTTCGGCGGTTTGAGAAAGAGCAGCGGTCGGTCCGGCAGGTCGTTGTCCATCTCGTCGGCGTGCTCGGCGTAGTTGCGGCCGATGCAGACCAGTTTCGTCGGTTCGCAGGGGGGAAGGACGTCCACCTCGTCGAGCGAGTACGTCCGGTCTGCGAAGGAGACGCCGTCGTCGTGCCACTGGCCGTCGCGGACCGAACCCGCCGGGTCGCGGAAGCGCACGCGGTGCATGGACGCCGTGTCACCCCGCGGCGGTTTCGTTCTTTCCTTCGCGGAAAATCGTCCGGTTTCCCCTCGGCCCGTTCACTGCGTGCTCGGCGACGGTTGCGGGAGTTGAGGGATGAGCCACGCGAGGAAGGCGTCCTGACTCCGCGACTGCACCCACACCGTGCCGCTGCCGCCGAACTCGCAGACGAGGCCCTCGCCGCTGGTCAGCGTCGAGCGGATGCCGCCGACGCGCCGGACGGTGAACTCGGCGGTGTCCTCGAAGGCGACGACGTGGCCCGTGTCGACGACGAAGGAGTCCCGGTCGTCCAGCGATATCTCCTCGATGGCGCCGTAACTCGATAGGAACAGCGGACCCGTCCCGGTCACCTTGAGGAGGAAGAGCCCCTCGCCGCCGAAGAACGTCCGCGCGCCGCCGAACTCCGTGTCCACGTCGAGGCCCGCGTCGCCCGCGAGATACGACCCCGACTGGACGTACAGCGTCTCGCCGCCGAGTTCGACGTGGGAGATATCGCCCGGCAACGGCGGGGCGAACTGGACGTCGCCCGGCGCCGCCGCGCGGAACGTGTTCTGAAAGAAGCTCTCGCCGCCGAAGGCGCGCCTGATGGACTTCAGAAACCCGCCCGTGGCGTTCGTCTCCATCTCGATGCCGGTGTCGTGGCTCACCATCGCGCCCGACTCCGCGCGGAGCGACTCGCCCTCCTCCAAGGAGACGGTCAAGAGGGCGAACGACGGTCTGGCGGATACCTCGTGTCCCATACCGCACCGGTGGACGTGTCAGCTGAAGAATCTACTTTCGGTCCACCGGAGTGTCGGCCGGCGGCGACTGTCCGCCTCCGGTGAAACGGGAAGACCCTTCGTCGGCCATTTGGATTTATGCGCCCCACGGCGCAACTACCGGACGACTATGACGATGGAACTCACCTGGCACGGTCACTCCACCTGGCACGTCGACGTCGACGGCACGACGTTCCTCATCGACCCGTTCTTCGACAACCCGTTCACGGACCTCTCGCCGTCGGACGTGGAGGACCCCGACTACCTCCTGTTGACGCACAGCCACGCCGACCACATCTCCGACGCCGGCGCGTTCACCGACGCGACGGTGGTGGGCGTCCCCGAACTCACCGGCTACATGGAGGACGAGGAGGGCTTCACCGACAGCATCGGCATGAACATGGGCGGCACCGTCGAGTGCGGCGACGCGTTCGTCACGATGCACCGCGCCGACCACACGAACGGCCTCAACACGAGTTACGAGAACGACTTCGGGGTGCCCGTCGGCTTCCTCCTCAGCGACAAGAAGCCGACGCAGGAGTCCGACGCCGACGCGACGACGTTCTACCACGCCGGCGACACCGGTCTGATGTCCGAGATGAAAGACGTCATCGGCCCGTACCTCGAACCCGACGCGGCCGCCCTGCCGTGCGGCGACCACTTCACGATGGGGCCGGTGCAGGCCGCCATCGCCGTCGACTGGTTGGACGTCGACCACGCGTTCCCGATGCACTACGACACGTTCCCGCCGGTCGAAATCGACGTCGACGACTTCGAGCGCGAGGTCAAAGCGACCGGTTCGAGCGCCGAGGTGCACGTCCTCGACGGCGACGAGGCGTTCACGCTGGAGTAACCGGCGCGACGCCTCCCGACCCGATTTCTTTAGCGACGCAGCGTCCGAGCGGCGCATCTATCACTTTAGACAGAAAGTAATTATATTCGATAAGTATACGTGAGCCGGAATCGAACTCCCCGAGAAGAAGGGGGAGACGCAGTCGGGTGAAACTACAGACGAAGCTGGCCGTCGTGCTCGTGGCGGTCACGCTGATACTGAGCGGCGCCACCTACGGCGGGTTGGAACTGTACAAACAGGAGGAGCTTCAGCGCAGCGAGTCGGCCGTCGAGGAGTCCGCTTCGCTCGGCGCCTCGCAGGTCGCCTCCTCGCTCGACGAGCGCGCCGATTACATCGGGTACGTCGCCTCCCAGCCGGAGGTGTCGAACTTCTCGGACAACGCGGCGGTGATAGACGGTATCGTCGACAACAGCCGCTTCTCGGCGGTGCAGGTGGTCGACGCGAACGGCACCGTTCTCGCGTTCGACGGGCAGATAGACAGGTCGGTCCGCGAGGCGACCATCGGCGCCGACGTGAGCGACGAGGACTACTTCACCGCCGCCCGCTACCGCGGGTCGGCCGTCTCCGACCCGGAGTACGTCCCCGCGCGCGACCAACATCTCGTCGTCGTCAGCGCGCCGATACTGCGCGAGGGGCGCGTCGTCGGCGTGCTGGCGGCCTCGACGTACGTCTCGACGGACACGTTCCTCGAACCGGTCGCGCCGCTGGCGCGCCACGACCAGCGCGTCACCGTCACCGCCGGCGACGCGGTGCTGTACGAGAGCCGGGAGCCGTTCGAGCGCGCGATGACGGGGCGGGCCGCCGTCGAACCGTACGGGTGGACCGTCACCGTCGAACGCGACCGGGCGGGCCTCGACGCGCGGATTCGGACGCTCGGCGTCGCGCAGGGCGTGGGGCTGCTGTCGGTGCTGTTGCTCGTCGGACTGCTCGGGTGGACCGAACACCGCACGACGCTGGGGCAGACCCGACGGCTGCTCGACGGGTTCGAGGCGCTCCGGGCGGGCGAGTACGACCGCACGCTCGACCTCCGGTCGGCCGAGGAGTGGGTGCAGATCAGCGACGGGTTCAACGCGCTCTCGGCCGGTCTCGACGAGCGCGAGACGGCGGTTCGAGAGCGCGAGCAGCGACTCGGCGTCC
This Halogeometricum sp. S3BR5-2 DNA region includes the following protein-coding sequences:
- a CDS encoding thiamine pyrophosphate-dependent enzyme; the protein is MSAFNAIGENVERDRNEYTPGLEPQPTWCPGCGDFGVLKALKGAAAELGLSPEEMLVVTGIGCSGKLNSYFDSYGFHTIHGRSLPIARAAKLANPGLTVVAAGGDGDGYGIGGNHFMHSARENHDMTYIVFNNEIFGLTKGQTSPTSPKGHKSKTQPHGSAKQPLRPLSMSLNAGASYVARTAAVNPNQAKDIIVEAIEHDGFSHIDFLTQCPTWNKDAKQYVPYIDINDSEDYDIDISDRKSAADMMYETEDALNEGTVLTGRYYHDEERPSYQQEKQNIGEMPEEPLAERYFDEDYEWERSYDMFLDKHK
- the lrpA1 gene encoding HTH-type transcriptional regulator LrpA1, which produces MEATSTEGRILAVLEQDAQASYAEIAERADVSKPTVRKYIQKLESDGVIVGYSADVDPKKLSGQSIAFVGIDIASERYVEATRALKALEDVESLYSSSGDHMLMAEVRAADGDALGDVIAEQILSIDGVTAAHPSFLQERLK
- the dinB gene encoding DNA polymerase IV → MAGETLPGVTREESSDARVVLHVDMDCFYASCERLREPALRGEPLVVGMGYEDGESFGAVATASYEAREFGVESAQPISQALERLPPVGDAESDDEPAGHYRPVDLDFYESVAEEVREILHDCADVVREVSIDEAYLDVTDTTAWRTVGGGEEGGGRERMLAEGVGRHLGQRIAREVGVPASVGVAPNMSAAKVASDHDKPDGLVVVPPGSVRDFLAPLPVTEVHGVGPVTAREMGEMGIETAGDLAAADPDRLESRFGSRGRELHDRARGVDDREVTPTGRPKSLSRESAFAEATDDVEEKAEVVTGLAADVADRARRRGAMYRTIGIKAVRPPYDVNTRARSLSGPVDDPELVREVALDLLSEFDGDAVRKVGVRVSNLSFADADQSRLDGWEGSAAVSTDGAGGASAGAEETEETEGGDDEASDATDGQVSLGEFD
- a CDS encoding helicase HerA domain-containing protein: MSEETETITVADVRDGVGGDAGADPGSPVDLPVVDILTGRGFITGKSGSGKSNTASVVIEKLLSNNFPVLIVDTDGEYYGLKEQFELLHAGADDECDIQVSPEHAEKLAHLALEQNVPIILDVSGYLDEGDAQKLLTEVAKNLFAKEKKLKKPFLMLVEECHEYIPEGGGMDEAGKMLIKIGKRGRKHGLGIVGISQRPADVKKDFITQCDWLCWHRLTWNNDTKVVGRILGSEYADAIEDMRNGEAFLVTDWSESIRRVQFRKKNTFDAGATPGLDDFERPDLKSVDGDLVSELQGISDEKARRESEIADLRQQLERKEARIRDLERELEEARDLSRMADQFAQAMFRKAESPYRGGAGRNLGRPEDQQSALAEYEASRDGTVEDGAGTDDAAADGAVTDESAADASEGGSEVDANSETTAAADDDAEEEAVTSAAAGAYPGLDDAVGAFVGGGDDTGTDTDADVDESSVAPERAHSGVAGLTGREDVVERLTDVLAGLPDASRRMLAVYRESDACDPVDAHVAAGEVGDKQLAYSRNGPLRRAGFVEHVGRGRYAYAVPELVRETFADRLDEEELAAVVSAVESAFVSDTAERIEDGAAEADD
- the tpiA gene encoding triose-phosphate isomerase encodes the protein MFILVNLKAYPCDPVEVATAARDVAEESDVRIAVSPQAADLRRVADTGVETWAQHVDPNDYGSHTGSTLAEAVSEAGAEGTLVNHSEKRMKLADIDGSVRAAERAGLETCVCANNPAQIGAVAALGPDSVAVEPPELIGGDDSVASADPDIVRDAVEAAANVDEDVEVFCGAGISTGDDVEAAGDLGATGILLASGVAKADDPRAALEDLVEPL
- a CDS encoding multiprotein bridging factor aMBF1, which codes for MPQCEMCGKERPSLTTVKVEGAELELCDDCSQFGTEVRTESSSSGSTKYSTSSSSGTSSSSDSSGSGSSSGGGSSRRRRDMFDDMDEIAGDYDDRIRDAREERGMSQEDLANSLNEKASLIRKLERADILPPDNVRKKLERKLEISLVEGGDDEESEWSGGSSTTTTLGDVVKRKD
- a CDS encoding CDP-alcohol phosphatidyltransferase family protein, whose translation is MTLDRYRSVADRLLDPFVGAADRLGLSPDGVSVVAFAFAVAAGVAFYLGTPLWYALGGVFVFLNGWLDLVDGALARAQGVSSDGGDLLDHVLDRYADIAMLVGLAAGIDSYGLGLAAVTGVLMTSYLGTQIQAVGLGRQYGGLVGRADRLALIGLVAFVAAAFSRPVLGLTPVGWLLAFFAVIGHFTALQRFWGAWSDLS
- a CDS encoding adenylate kinase family protein — its product is MTRRIVLTGTPGTGKTTVSELVAERTGLDVVHLNDEIRDEKLYTERDAERDSLVADVEAIESWLGEWDGIVESHLSHLLDADEAVVLRCHPEELEARLRERGESEAKARENAESEALDVVLSEAVDRFGTEAVYEIDTTDRTPEAVADDVVAAIEGEMEPRAGAVNFIDYL
- the hisC gene encoding histidinol-phosphate transaminase; translated protein: MRPRDLSAHQAYVPGRGAEEVARELGMDPDELTKLSSNENPHGPSPDAVAAIEDAAPEVHVYPKSSHTDLTDALAERWDLASEQVWVSAGADGALDYLSRAFLEPGDRVLTPEPGFAYYPMSARYHHGEVAEYDLSKADDFAQTSEVVLDAYDGERIVYVTTPHNPTGSEMPRDDIVELLESVDDETLVVVDEAYGEYSDEPSSIELLAEHDNLAVTRTFSKAFGLAGLRIGYAAVPEEWADAYARVNTPFAASEVACRAALAALGDEEHVEKSVETAKWAREHYRANLEAETWPSGANFVLAEVGDASAVAEAAQKRGVIVRDTSSFGLPECVRVSCGTREETRRAVEVLNEVIADLDAGVPEA